One Brachybacterium aquaticum genomic region harbors:
- a CDS encoding FtsK/SpoIIIE family DNA translocase, with protein sequence MATRTSSPARASKGSSRTSASGTSRTQGAAANDPSTLPLPVRAVRSGYLAIARMVGGMVRSIGVQRWEVAPEQRRDGYSLFLMLIAVLVAVVEWWQAAGPVLGAVHTVVAGTFGISSMVIPLLAAGWSLRMFRRPDQVRANSRIAIGIALLLTAISAIASVAARLPAPADGIDALARGGGVLGYLAAAPLEALLPPVAVIVIHSLLIAFGILVLTATPVESIPSRLRGVYDVMVGRSEEEDEERVAFGLRPRRVDPAVHEQATEAQTARPRRRTRKEKAEAEAAEAAERDHEAFGYAGDEAFEQGVAEEDTRGGKGGKGAKAAKGEGRSRRTGPRRGVPADSTEVFDVVEDENHRAKSFPSGDGAPAPTTPLPAKGARDGATAAMPVKKPKPVPAAAAAAEDERPAEKAELIPPPMGDLPRAGEQLELAGDVVYTLPDSSFLLEGPPHKTRSETNDQVVAALGEVFEQFNVNAEVVGFSRGPTVTRYEVELAPGTKVEKVTALDKNISYAVASADVRILSPIPGKKAIGIEIPNTDRETVALGDVLRSPVARRNEHPMVMGVGKDVEGGYVVANLAKMPHLLVAGATGAGKSSFVNSMITSILMRATPEEVRMVLVDPKRVELTIYEGIPHLITPIITNPKKAAEALEWVVKEMDARYDDLAAFGYKHIDDFNKAVRAGEVQVPPGSERRLAPYPYLLVVVDELADLMMVAPRDVEASIQRITQLARAAGIHLILATQRPSVDVVTGIIKANVPSRLAFATSSLQDSRVILDTPGAEKLIGQGDALFHPMGKAKPMRVQGAWVNESEIHKVVDHVKTQMKPNYREDVAVVAEKKQIDDDIGDDLEVLLQAAELVVTTQFGSTSMLQRKLRVGFAKAGRLMDLLESREIVGPSEGSKARDVLVHPDDLGTAIARIRGEEPPAGEGEEPYGADQAVDLEEEPVERVSADGGEDRYASDPLADDGSEPAVDYYDEEDEDSEDAWSLTGR encoded by the coding sequence ATGGCGACACGTACGTCTTCCCCCGCACGTGCGTCGAAAGGCTCGTCCCGCACCTCGGCCTCCGGCACCTCCCGGACCCAGGGTGCCGCGGCGAACGATCCCTCGACGCTCCCTCTGCCGGTGCGCGCAGTGCGCTCCGGCTATCTCGCGATCGCCCGGATGGTCGGCGGAATGGTCCGCTCGATCGGGGTGCAGCGCTGGGAGGTCGCGCCCGAGCAGCGCCGTGACGGCTACTCCCTGTTCCTGATGCTCATCGCGGTGCTGGTCGCCGTGGTCGAGTGGTGGCAGGCCGCCGGTCCCGTGCTCGGCGCCGTGCACACCGTGGTCGCCGGCACCTTCGGGATCTCCTCCATGGTGATCCCGCTGCTGGCCGCCGGCTGGTCGCTGCGCATGTTCCGCCGACCCGACCAGGTGCGCGCCAACTCCCGCATCGCGATCGGCATCGCCCTCCTGCTCACCGCGATCTCCGCGATCGCGTCCGTCGCCGCGCGCCTGCCCGCCCCGGCCGACGGGATCGACGCCCTCGCCCGCGGCGGCGGCGTGCTCGGCTACCTCGCCGCCGCACCGCTGGAGGCGCTGCTGCCCCCGGTCGCCGTGATCGTCATTCACTCCCTGCTCATCGCCTTCGGGATCCTCGTCCTCACCGCCACGCCGGTCGAGTCGATCCCCTCGCGCCTGCGCGGCGTGTACGACGTGATGGTGGGCCGCAGCGAGGAGGAGGACGAGGAGCGCGTCGCCTTCGGCCTGCGCCCCCGCCGCGTCGACCCGGCCGTGCACGAGCAGGCCACCGAGGCCCAGACTGCCCGCCCGCGCCGCCGCACCCGCAAGGAGAAGGCGGAGGCCGAGGCTGCGGAGGCCGCCGAGCGCGACCACGAGGCGTTCGGCTACGCCGGCGACGAGGCCTTCGAGCAGGGTGTCGCCGAGGAGGATACGCGGGGCGGCAAGGGCGGAAAGGGCGCCAAGGCAGCCAAGGGGGAGGGCCGTTCGCGCCGCACCGGTCCCCGTCGCGGCGTTCCCGCGGACTCCACCGAGGTCTTCGACGTCGTCGAGGACGAGAACCACCGCGCCAAGTCCTTTCCGTCCGGTGACGGCGCTCCCGCGCCCACCACCCCTCTGCCCGCCAAGGGCGCCCGCGACGGCGCGACCGCCGCGATGCCGGTGAAGAAGCCCAAGCCCGTGCCCGCAGCAGCAGCAGCGGCTGAGGACGAGAGGCCCGCCGAGAAGGCCGAGCTGATCCCGCCGCCGATGGGCGACCTGCCCCGTGCCGGCGAGCAGCTCGAGCTCGCGGGCGACGTGGTCTACACCCTGCCGGACTCGTCCTTCCTGCTGGAGGGCCCGCCCCACAAGACCCGCTCCGAGACCAACGACCAGGTCGTCGCCGCGCTCGGCGAGGTCTTCGAGCAGTTCAACGTCAACGCCGAGGTCGTCGGCTTCTCCCGCGGCCCGACGGTCACCCGCTACGAGGTCGAGCTCGCCCCGGGCACCAAGGTCGAGAAGGTCACGGCCCTGGACAAGAACATCTCCTACGCCGTGGCCAGCGCCGACGTGCGCATCCTCTCGCCGATCCCCGGCAAGAAGGCCATCGGCATCGAGATCCCCAACACCGACCGCGAGACCGTCGCGCTCGGCGACGTGCTGCGTAGCCCCGTCGCCCGCCGCAACGAGCACCCGATGGTGATGGGCGTGGGCAAGGACGTCGAGGGCGGGTACGTCGTCGCGAACCTCGCCAAGATGCCGCACCTGCTGGTCGCGGGCGCCACCGGCGCCGGCAAGTCCAGCTTCGTGAACTCGATGATCACCTCGATCCTCATGCGCGCCACCCCCGAGGAGGTGCGGATGGTGCTCGTGGACCCCAAGCGCGTGGAGCTCACGATCTACGAGGGCATCCCGCACCTGATCACCCCGATCATCACCAACCCCAAGAAGGCCGCCGAGGCGCTCGAGTGGGTCGTCAAGGAGATGGACGCCCGCTACGACGACCTCGCCGCCTTCGGGTACAAGCACATCGACGACTTCAACAAGGCCGTGCGCGCGGGGGAGGTGCAGGTCCCGCCCGGCAGCGAGCGGCGCCTGGCCCCCTACCCGTACCTGCTGGTCGTGGTCGACGAGCTCGCGGACCTGATGATGGTCGCCCCGCGCGACGTCGAGGCGTCGATCCAGCGCATCACCCAGCTGGCCCGCGCCGCCGGCATCCACCTGATCCTGGCGACCCAGCGCCCGTCGGTCGACGTGGTCACCGGCATCATCAAGGCCAACGTCCCCAGCCGTCTCGCCTTCGCGACCTCGTCGCTGCAGGACTCCCGCGTCATCCTCGACACCCCCGGCGCGGAGAAGCTGATCGGCCAGGGCGACGCCCTGTTCCATCCGATGGGCAAGGCCAAGCCCATGCGCGTCCAGGGCGCCTGGGTCAACGAGTCGGAGATCCACAAGGTCGTCGACCACGTCAAGACCCAGATGAAGCCCAACTACCGCGAGGATGTCGCTGTCGTCGCGGAGAAGAAGCAGATCGACGACGACATCGGCGACGATCTCGAGGTGCTGCTGCAGGCGGCGGAGTTGGTGGTCACCACCCAGTTCGGCTCCACCTCCATGCTGCAGCGCAAGCTCCGCGTCGGCTTCGCCAAGGCCGGTCGCCTCATGGACCTGCTCGAGTCCCGCGAGATCGTGGGCCCCTCCGAGGGGTCCAAGGCCCGCGACGTGCTCGTCCACCCCGACGACCTCGGCACCGCCATCGCCCGCATCCGCGGCGAGGAGCCGCCGGCAGGCGAGGGCGAGGAGCCCTACGGCGCCGACCAGGCGGTCGACCTCGAGGAGGAGCCGGTCGAGCGGGTCTCCGCGGACGGCGGCGAGGACCGCTACGCCTCCGACCCGCTGGCCGACGACGGCTCCGAGCCCGCCGTGGACTACTACGACGAGGAGGACGAGGACAGCGAGGACGCCTGGTCCCTCACCGGCCGCTGA
- a CDS encoding ribonuclease J, which produces MTAAFTDRLPEPPALDEGAMRIIPLGGLGDVGRNMTVLEYGGRLLIIDCGVLFPEETQPGVDLILPDFDVIADRLDDVAAIVLTHGHEDHIGAVPYLLRLKPDIPLVGSQLTLAFIEAKLREHRITPFTLAVAEGQTESLGPFDCEFVAVNHSIPDALAVHVSTPAGTILHTGDFKMDQLPLDGRITDLRAFARLGEAGVDLFMTDSTNAEVPGFTLAEREIGPTLDGIFARARQKIVVASFSSHVHRVQQVLDAAAKHGRKVAFVGRSMVRNMGIAADMGYLAVPENTLVDVKRIDDLPDEQVVLMCTGSQGEPMAALGRIANRDHRVSVRPGDVVILASSLIPGNENAVFRVVNGLMALGAEVVHKGSAKVHTSGHASEGELLYCYNIVRPRNVMPIHGEVRHLIANGRIAERTGVPRERIVLAKDGHVVDLKDGVARTVGEVPNGYVYVDGSSVGEISEADLKDRRILGDEGFISLFAVVNSETGALIAGPEIHARGVAEDEAVFDRIKPDIIKALEQAVADQSNRRDTYQLQQVMRRVVGRYVSQRLRRKPIIIPVVVEA; this is translated from the coding sequence ATGACCGCAGCGTTCACCGACCGACTCCCCGAGCCGCCCGCCCTCGACGAGGGCGCGATGCGGATCATCCCGCTGGGCGGGCTCGGGGACGTCGGCCGCAACATGACCGTCCTCGAGTACGGGGGCCGGCTGCTGATCATCGACTGCGGCGTGCTCTTCCCCGAGGAGACCCAGCCGGGCGTCGACCTGATCCTGCCGGACTTCGACGTCATCGCCGACCGGCTCGACGACGTCGCCGCGATCGTGCTCACCCACGGCCACGAGGACCACATCGGCGCGGTGCCCTACCTGCTGCGCCTCAAGCCCGACATCCCCCTGGTGGGCAGCCAGCTCACCCTCGCCTTCATCGAGGCGAAGCTGCGCGAGCACCGCATCACCCCCTTCACCCTCGCCGTCGCCGAGGGGCAGACGGAGAGCCTCGGCCCCTTCGACTGCGAGTTCGTGGCCGTGAACCACTCCATCCCCGACGCGCTCGCAGTGCATGTGTCCACCCCGGCCGGCACGATCCTGCACACCGGCGACTTCAAGATGGACCAGCTGCCGCTGGACGGCCGGATCACGGACCTGCGCGCCTTCGCCCGCCTCGGCGAGGCCGGCGTGGACCTGTTCATGACCGACTCGACCAACGCGGAGGTCCCCGGCTTCACCCTCGCCGAGCGCGAGATCGGCCCCACCCTGGATGGGATCTTCGCCCGCGCCCGCCAGAAGATCGTCGTCGCCTCCTTCTCCAGCCACGTCCACCGCGTCCAGCAGGTCCTCGACGCCGCCGCCAAGCACGGCCGCAAGGTCGCATTCGTGGGCCGTTCGATGGTGCGCAACATGGGCATCGCCGCGGACATGGGCTACCTCGCCGTCCCCGAGAACACCCTCGTGGACGTCAAGCGCATCGACGACCTGCCCGACGAGCAGGTGGTCCTCATGTGCACCGGCAGCCAGGGCGAACCGATGGCGGCGCTGGGCCGGATCGCCAACCGCGACCACCGCGTCAGCGTACGCCCCGGCGACGTCGTCATCCTCGCCTCCTCCCTCATCCCCGGCAACGAGAACGCCGTGTTCCGGGTGGTCAACGGGCTGATGGCGCTCGGCGCCGAGGTGGTCCACAAGGGCAGCGCCAAGGTGCACACCTCCGGCCACGCCAGCGAGGGCGAGCTTCTGTACTGCTACAACATCGTCCGGCCCAGGAACGTCATGCCGATCCACGGCGAGGTGCGCCACCTCATCGCCAACGGCCGCATCGCCGAGCGCACCGGCGTGCCCCGCGAGCGGATCGTGCTGGCGAAGGACGGCCACGTCGTGGACCTCAAGGACGGGGTGGCCCGCACCGTCGGCGAGGTCCCCAACGGCTACGTGTACGTGGACGGCTCGAGCGTCGGAGAGATCTCCGAGGCCGACCTCAAGGACCGTCGCATCCTCGGCGACGAGGGCTTCATCTCCCTGTTCGCGGTCGTGAACTCCGAGACCGGCGCCCTCATCGCCGGGCCCGAGATCCACGCCCGCGGCGTCGCCGAGGACGAGGCCGTGTTCGACCGGATCAAGCCCGACATCATCAAGGCCCTCGAGCAGGCCGTCGCCGACCAGTCCAACCGCCGCGACACCTACCAGCTCCAGCAGGTCATGCGCCGGGTCGTCGGCCGCTACGTCTCCCAGCGCCTGCGCCGCAAGCCGATAATCATCCCCGTCGTCGTCGAGGCCTGA
- the dapA gene encoding 4-hydroxy-tetrahydrodipicolinate synthase — MTGTDPRTARPFGAVGTAMVTPLTADGLGVDLDAAQALAAHVVAHGNDMIVVSGTTGESPTLSDQEKVDLARAVREAVGPEVSVLAGVGSYDTAHSVELARAHADLGLDGLLVVTPYYSKPGQAGVIAHTEAIADATDLPIMLYDIPGRTGTALETDTLLRLGEHERILAVKDAKADLQQAAVVMERSDLVYYSGEDALNLPWLSIGAAGMVSVVGQVAGDLERAMVEAMDRSGVAAALDAHRRLIPLVEAIMTRIPGAVAAKTALHLQGVLPNATVRGPLVAADAEQQRELSAALDAAGLL; from the coding sequence ATGACCGGCACCGATCCGCGCACCGCGCGACCCTTCGGCGCGGTGGGGACCGCGATGGTGACCCCGCTGACCGCGGACGGACTCGGGGTGGACCTCGACGCCGCCCAGGCTCTGGCCGCCCACGTGGTCGCCCACGGCAACGACATGATCGTCGTCTCCGGCACCACCGGCGAGTCGCCGACCCTCTCCGACCAGGAGAAGGTCGACCTCGCCCGGGCGGTCCGCGAGGCCGTCGGCCCCGAGGTCTCGGTCCTCGCCGGGGTGGGGTCCTACGACACCGCCCACTCGGTCGAGCTGGCCCGCGCCCATGCGGACCTGGGACTCGACGGCCTGCTGGTCGTCACCCCCTACTACTCCAAGCCCGGCCAGGCCGGCGTCATCGCCCACACCGAGGCGATCGCCGACGCCACGGACCTGCCGATCATGCTGTACGACATCCCCGGCCGCACCGGCACGGCGCTCGAGACCGACACCCTGCTGCGCCTGGGCGAGCACGAGCGGATCCTCGCCGTGAAGGACGCCAAGGCCGACCTCCAGCAGGCCGCGGTCGTCATGGAGCGCTCCGACCTCGTCTACTACTCCGGCGAGGACGCGCTGAACCTGCCCTGGCTGTCCATCGGCGCGGCCGGCATGGTCTCCGTGGTCGGCCAGGTCGCCGGCGACCTCGAGCGCGCGATGGTCGAGGCGATGGACCGCTCCGGCGTCGCCGCGGCGCTGGACGCCCACCGCCGCCTGATCCCGCTGGTCGAGGCGATCATGACCCGCATCCCCGGCGCGGTCGCCGCCAAGACCGCCCTGCACCTGCAGGGCGTGCTCCCGAACGCGACCGTGCGCGGCCCGCTCGTCGCCGCGGACGCCGAGCAGCAGCGCGAGCTGTCCGCCGCCCTGGACGCCGCCGGGCTGCTCTGA
- the asnB gene encoding asparagine synthase (glutamine-hydrolyzing) produces the protein MCGIAGTYGFGADTEGIARRMSSALAHRGPDGEGLFVDGETGLAHRRLAIIGREHGAQPMTTADGRYTIVYNGETYNYLALRAELEELGHVFRTDSDTEVLLEAHAEWGTAAYDRFNGMFAFAIHDATTGTITLARDHFGIKPLYYWIDPATEAGAAPRIVFGSEIRSLLAAKVFEAAPDDRAVYRYLKFRVQDDDSRTFFAGVNRLMSGEILEIRPDGTDVSSFTRLKEELREIAARPSRPYDEKVVDEYRERFQESVRLRLQSEVPVGTSLSGGLDSSAVAAVIARQLREQPGDEGFSAVGSRQNTFSAVFPNSSNDEERYVDALLEDYQGQVTPHKITPKPGAFLEDLHDFVRTQEEPIISTGPYAQYAVMRVASQHVTVLLDGQGADEMMAGYNPYFYVYLRQLRRQKRFKELASEMVGSRDILRKLARTKFSGRTSVPIEALLNSGFVAEHSGEKVTSVQDDLKERLIEDTFRASLPSLLRYEDKNTMRFSIEGRVPFVDKELLKFLFSLDESAIIHDGWNKRILREAMDGILPDMISKRRNKIGFTTPEGEWFRSIAPQLRDIFASQSFASRPYFDAPSVLALFDDYIAHPENHGTLMFWRLLNVELWMRTFFDDAEGATRALGGSADEAALAAAPAPAALASAPAVEEEVVPKSDYVANPDKQLDLVSEADGHSWRRLPLQTALVARGDDIVRIARERVEAFASSLPADVVPDGAPWYFVISEKIIAISQNRSWFTWEIKPRRSAKVLSRFVSRTPAGIGLGDPTTMELAIREVGLPRVVAASAVGAAGKVVGKRGLFYEVVGANVRAIDGPTPYSAFPSNVSAKLPPKDPDQVSAQISAAIRAADIPDALKKSFVGTVVMDANDIGRNVLGSDVATSNDVLEATFADNPLGQGRQRTPLAILVDLGTASSR, from the coding sequence ATGTGCGGAATCGCCGGCACCTACGGATTCGGCGCTGACACCGAGGGCATCGCCCGCCGGATGAGCAGCGCGCTGGCCCATCGCGGCCCCGACGGCGAAGGCCTCTTCGTCGACGGCGAGACCGGACTCGCCCACCGCCGCCTCGCCATCATCGGCCGCGAGCACGGCGCCCAGCCGATGACCACCGCGGACGGCCGCTACACCATCGTGTACAACGGCGAGACCTACAACTACCTCGCGCTGCGCGCCGAGCTCGAGGAGCTCGGGCACGTCTTCCGCACCGACTCGGACACCGAGGTGCTGCTGGAGGCCCACGCCGAGTGGGGCACCGCCGCCTACGACCGCTTCAACGGCATGTTCGCCTTCGCGATCCACGACGCCACCACCGGCACGATCACCCTGGCGCGCGACCACTTCGGCATCAAGCCGTTGTACTACTGGATCGACCCCGCGACCGAGGCCGGCGCCGCCCCGCGCATCGTCTTCGGCTCCGAGATCCGCTCGCTGCTGGCGGCGAAGGTCTTCGAGGCCGCGCCGGACGACCGCGCGGTCTACCGCTACCTGAAGTTCCGCGTCCAGGACGACGACTCCCGCACCTTCTTCGCGGGCGTGAACCGCCTGATGTCCGGCGAGATCCTCGAGATCCGCCCCGACGGCACCGACGTCTCCTCCTTCACCCGCCTGAAGGAGGAGCTGCGCGAGATCGCCGCCCGCCCCTCCCGCCCCTACGACGAGAAGGTTGTGGACGAGTACCGCGAGCGCTTCCAGGAGTCGGTGCGGCTGCGCCTGCAGTCCGAGGTCCCCGTCGGCACCTCGCTCTCCGGCGGTCTGGACTCCTCCGCCGTCGCCGCCGTCATCGCCCGCCAGCTGCGCGAGCAGCCCGGCGACGAGGGCTTCAGCGCCGTCGGCAGCCGCCAGAACACCTTCTCGGCCGTGTTCCCCAACTCCTCCAACGACGAGGAGCGGTACGTGGACGCGCTGCTGGAGGACTACCAGGGGCAGGTCACCCCGCACAAGATCACCCCCAAGCCCGGCGCCTTCCTCGAGGACCTGCACGACTTCGTGCGCACCCAGGAGGAGCCGATCATCTCCACCGGCCCGTACGCCCAGTACGCGGTCATGCGCGTGGCCAGCCAGCACGTCACCGTGCTGCTGGACGGCCAGGGCGCCGACGAGATGATGGCCGGCTACAACCCCTACTTCTACGTCTACCTGCGCCAGCTGCGCCGCCAGAAGCGGTTCAAGGAGCTCGCGAGCGAGATGGTCGGCTCGAGAGACATCCTGCGCAAGCTCGCGAGGACCAAGTTCTCCGGCCGCACCTCCGTGCCGATCGAGGCGCTGCTGAACTCCGGCTTCGTCGCCGAGCACAGCGGCGAGAAGGTCACCAGCGTCCAGGACGACCTCAAGGAGCGGCTGATCGAGGACACCTTCCGCGCCTCGCTGCCCTCGCTGCTGCGCTACGAGGACAAGAACACGATGCGCTTCAGCATCGAGGGGCGCGTGCCGTTCGTGGACAAGGAGCTGCTGAAGTTCCTGTTCTCCCTGGACGAGTCCGCGATCATCCACGACGGCTGGAACAAGCGCATCCTGCGCGAGGCCATGGACGGGATCCTGCCCGACATGATCTCCAAGCGCCGAAACAAGATCGGCTTCACCACCCCCGAGGGGGAGTGGTTCCGCTCGATCGCCCCGCAGCTGCGCGACATCTTCGCCTCGCAGTCCTTCGCCTCGCGCCCCTACTTCGACGCCCCCAGCGTGCTGGCGCTGTTCGACGACTACATCGCCCACCCCGAGAACCACGGCACGCTCATGTTCTGGCGCCTGCTGAACGTCGAGCTGTGGATGCGGACCTTCTTCGACGACGCCGAGGGCGCGACCCGCGCGCTCGGCGGCTCGGCCGACGAGGCCGCCCTCGCGGCCGCTCCGGCCCCGGCCGCCCTCGCCTCCGCGCCCGCGGTCGAGGAGGAGGTCGTGCCCAAGAGCGATTACGTCGCCAACCCCGACAAGCAGCTCGACCTCGTCTCCGAGGCCGACGGCCACAGCTGGCGCCGCCTGCCGCTGCAGACCGCGCTGGTCGCCCGCGGCGACGACATCGTGCGGATCGCGCGCGAGCGGGTCGAGGCCTTCGCCTCCTCCCTGCCCGCCGACGTGGTCCCGGACGGTGCGCCCTGGTACTTCGTGATCAGCGAGAAGATCATCGCGATCTCCCAGAACCGCTCCTGGTTCACCTGGGAGATCAAGCCCCGACGCTCCGCCAAGGTGCTCAGCCGCTTCGTCAGCCGCACCCCCGCCGGCATCGGCCTCGGCGACCCCACCACCATGGAGCTGGCGATCCGCGAGGTCGGCCTGCCCCGCGTGGTCGCGGCCTCCGCCGTGGGCGCCGCCGGAAAGGTGGTCGGCAAGCGCGGACTGTTCTACGAGGTCGTCGGCGCGAACGTGCGCGCCATCGACGGCCCCACCCCGTACTCGGCGTTCCCGTCCAACGTCTCCGCGAAGCTGCCGCCGAAGGATCCGGACCAGGTCTCCGCGCAGATCTCCGCCGCGATCCGCGCCGCGGACATCCCCGACGCGCTGAAGAAGAGCTTCGTGGGCACCGTGGTGATGGACGCCAACGACATCGGCCGCAACGTCCTCGGCTCCGACGTCGCGACCTCGAACGACGTCCTCGAGGCGACCTTCGCGGACAATCCGCTGGGTCAGGGCCGTCAGCGCACGCCGCTGGCGATCCTCGTGGATCTCGGCACCGCGTCCTCGCGGTGA
- a CDS encoding HAD family hydrolase, producing MTSPTGTTHDEQSLPLTTGALLLDMDGTLIDSGPAVERSWNQLFRELGADLTFGHAQHGKPARQVLTEVLPELTEQELADAHSRIEELESSDVEGIVVLPGTERLLAELDAAAEQVGRPTWTIVTSCTRPLFEARWARTGLAVPAHLVTADQVTRGKPDPEPYLLGAERLGVEPGRTVVIEDSVGGLRSGTAAGARTVAVTSTTPAGELSPLADALVTSLDDLEVHVQGEDLLLSRRGS from the coding sequence ATGACCTCTCCCACGGGCACCACCCACGACGAGCAGTCGCTGCCGCTGACCACCGGCGCACTGCTGCTGGACATGGACGGCACCCTCATCGACTCCGGCCCCGCCGTCGAGCGGTCCTGGAACCAGCTCTTCCGCGAGCTCGGCGCCGACCTCACCTTCGGCCACGCCCAGCACGGCAAGCCCGCGCGCCAGGTCCTCACCGAGGTCCTGCCGGAGCTCACCGAGCAGGAGCTCGCCGACGCCCACTCCCGCATCGAGGAGCTCGAGAGCAGCGACGTCGAGGGGATCGTCGTGCTGCCCGGCACCGAGCGCCTCCTCGCCGAGCTGGACGCCGCCGCCGAGCAGGTCGGCCGTCCCACCTGGACGATCGTCACCTCCTGCACCCGGCCCCTGTTCGAGGCCCGCTGGGCCCGCACCGGCCTCGCCGTCCCCGCGCACCTGGTCACGGCCGACCAGGTCACCCGCGGCAAGCCCGACCCCGAGCCGTACCTCCTCGGCGCCGAGCGCCTGGGCGTCGAGCCCGGCCGGACCGTCGTCATCGAGGACTCCGTCGGCGGGCTGCGCTCCGGCACCGCAGCCGGTGCCCGCACCGTCGCCGTGACCAGCACCACCCCGGCCGGGGAGCTGTCCCCGCTCGCGGACGCCCTGGTCACCTCGCTCGACGACCTGGAGGTCCACGTCCAGGGCGAGGACCTGCTCCTGTCCCGACGCGGCAGCTGA
- a CDS encoding AzlC family ABC transporter permease codes for MTTASTTPADGAGSPAGGAGGSATGSSTDALRRIRRTGFSIGLATGLYGISFGALATASGLDVWQAVVLSAVMFTGGSQFAFIGVLGGGGSALGAALASLLLGIRNTLYGLILAPSLPRGGVKGVARAQLTIDESAALAASGTTVEEKRAGFWSAGVWVYVFWNLFTLVGAFAGQYIADPSAWGLDAAAAGAFLALLWPRLRTGDAVAIAVAAAFVALVTTPVLPAGLPVLAASLVAVVAGLLPHRQGLASTGERSAERPEDEEGTR; via the coding sequence ATGACCACGGCATCGACGACGCCCGCCGACGGCGCGGGCTCCCCCGCGGGCGGCGCTGGAGGCTCCGCGACAGGCTCCTCGACGGATGCCCTGCGCAGGATCCGCCGCACGGGCTTCTCGATCGGGCTGGCCACGGGGCTGTACGGCATCAGCTTCGGCGCACTGGCGACCGCCTCGGGACTGGACGTGTGGCAGGCGGTGGTGCTCTCGGCGGTGATGTTCACCGGCGGCAGCCAGTTCGCCTTCATCGGGGTGCTCGGCGGGGGCGGCTCCGCGCTCGGTGCGGCGCTCGCCTCCCTCCTGCTGGGGATCCGCAACACCCTGTACGGCCTGATCCTCGCCCCGTCCCTGCCGCGCGGCGGGGTGAAGGGCGTCGCCCGCGCGCAGCTGACGATCGATGAGTCCGCGGCGCTGGCCGCCTCGGGCACCACGGTCGAGGAGAAGCGGGCCGGGTTCTGGTCCGCCGGGGTGTGGGTGTACGTCTTCTGGAACCTGTTCACCCTGGTGGGCGCCTTCGCGGGGCAGTACATCGCCGACCCGTCGGCCTGGGGGCTCGACGCGGCGGCCGCCGGTGCGTTCCTCGCGCTGCTGTGGCCGCGACTGCGCACCGGGGACGCGGTGGCGATCGCGGTCGCCGCGGCGTTCGTGGCGCTGGTGACCACGCCGGTGCTGCCCGCGGGCCTGCCGGTACTCGCCGCCTCGCTGGTCGCGGTGGTCGCGGGACTGCTCCCCCACCGTCAGGGCCTGGCGAGCACGGGAGAGAGGTCGGCGGAGCGGCCGGAGGACGAGGAGGGGACCCGATGA
- a CDS encoding AzlD domain-containing protein: MSLLWIAVIAASVLSFVQKWIGYQAPQDVLEGPRISRITTLLPIALLGALVATQTAVSGAEIVLDARLAGLAAGVVLLLLRAPFLAVVVGAAVVAAALRALGWA; this comes from the coding sequence ATGAGCCTGCTGTGGATCGCGGTGATCGCCGCGTCGGTGCTGAGCTTCGTGCAGAAGTGGATCGGCTACCAGGCCCCGCAGGATGTGCTGGAGGGTCCGCGGATCTCGCGGATCACGACGCTGCTGCCGATCGCACTCCTCGGCGCGCTGGTGGCGACCCAGACCGCGGTGAGCGGCGCCGAGATCGTGCTGGATGCGCGCCTGGCCGGGCTCGCCGCCGGGGTGGTGCTGCTGCTCCTGCGCGCCCCGTTCCTCGCGGTGGTGGTCGGGGCCGCCGTGGTCGCCGCGGCGCTGCGCGCCCTCGGCTGGGCCTGA